From one Lotus japonicus ecotype B-129 chromosome 3, LjGifu_v1.2 genomic stretch:
- the LOC130743854 gene encoding protein MAIN-LIKE 1-like, producing MSVVRQRVEGTGLYPLFRCTYPEIDTPLLYALIERWHEDTSSFHMSFGEMTITLDDVSSILHLSMGDRFYTPGHASREQAAETCVLLLGGVATDYIMEFKAVKTIGLRFGFLQTLYTKALADHRHDHAAQMWLLHLLGSTLFANKSGGHYTSVHWIGMLQHLDRVSEYAWGAIALATLYDALGHASRRKTKQMSGCSSLLLAWVFEHFPPTIIQQIEVLEYTEDQPRACKWMESRVGQAGLMERRVLFDEMTTYGHRMRSTGVTESWTSITDPTFMSFWK from the exons ATGAGCGTTGTTCGTCAGCGTGTGGAGGGGACCGGACTCTATCCGCTCTTCAGGTGCACCTATCCGGAGATAGACACACCCCTTCTATATGCCCTCATCGAGAGATGGCATGAGGATACCAGCAGCTTTCATATgtcgttcggggagatgactatcaccctggaTGACGTGTCATCTATCCTTCATCTGTCGATGGGTGATAGGTTTTATACTCCCGGACATGCCAGCAGAGAACAGGCAGCGGAGACCTGTGTTCTGCTCTTAGGAGGGGTAGCCACAGACTACATCATGGAGTTTAAGGCGGTGAAGACCATTGGCTTGCGGTTCGGGTTCTTGCAGACTCTATACACTAAGGCTCTTGCTG ACCATCGGCATGACCATGCAGCACAGATGTGGCTACTTCACCTCCTCGGCTCGACTTTGTTTGCTAACAAGAGTGGAGGACACTACACTTCCGTCCATTGGATCGGCATGCTGCAGCACCTTGATCGGGTGTCAGAGTATGCGTGGGGCGCCATTGCGCTAGCTACACTGTATGATGCACTTGGTCATGCCTCACGAAGGAAGACTAAGCAGATGAGCGGTTGCTCTTCCCTCCTGCTAGCTTGGGTGTTTGAGCACTTCCCACCCACCATTATTCAGCAGATTGAGGTCCTCGAGTACACGGAGGACCAGCCCAGAGCGTGCAAGTGGATGGAGTCACGGGTTGGGCAAGCAGGACTGATGGAGAGGCGAGTTCTCTTCGATGAGATGACGACATATGGACACCGTATGAGGAGCACAGGAGTCACAGAGAGCTGGACAAGCATAACAGATCCAACATTTATGTCCTTCTGGAAGTaa
- the LOC130743856 gene encoding uncharacterized protein LOC130743856 — MQHLMKKLVEAKHVHFERQQADSSEIRDLFWAHPDAVRLFNTFPHVVIMDCTYKTNRYQIPLLEMVGLTSTGLTFSIEFCYIVREHTIDYVWSLECMKSLIADDARLPQVIVTDRDLALLSAVKQCLPNLMENWKCLIYAETVEQFDEEWKEMCVMCKDYPDFISYISTTWLKHKEKFVSAWTNSVLHFGTTTSNSAHSTLKRMLKDGRGDVCASWDAVDRLTTVRHNEIKASFERSINLVEHRFKSPMYTNIRGFVSRKAMQLMEDEQNRVMRDGCGCAFQVTHGLPCACALHSYDTIPYEAVHTFWKILGWEHVPIGSQASNQGDLQSEIDDLTAYFNTLDVAGQSMLRRKVKELYCPSSSSLCPPQVKIKPKRSSKAMESKPPSQQKPSLQRDPCYWEHVNNSLKPTPNKVSCPRNRTPTPLALKSNKKSKKSNQSTTSIYLDDLPSFFHQYIEKVIDVIPDGNCGYRSVAALFRPDIGQDGWPLIREELLVELSENTAYYSNIFGYERVQSLQNRLILPIGTKATEDKWMSLPEMGYLIATRFQVVFISISLDGCYTYLPLRGGAPPEVHPVIAVGHVTNHLVQLKLKPGHPMPTLAPQWPFLAKEPTVQWIIPYAARLATFTAEFNAWIDATGGPQENVFIDLAED, encoded by the exons ATGCAAcatttgatgaagaagttgGTAGAAGCCAAGCATGTTCACTTTGAAAGGCAACAAGCTGATTCAAGTGAGATTAGGGATCTCTTCTGGGCTCATCCTGATGCGGTCAGactcttcaacacattccctcaTGTGGTCATCATGGATTGCACGTACAAGACAAACAGATATCAGATCCCCTTGCTTGAAATGGTTGGTCTCACTTCTACGGGGTTGACTTTCTCCATAGAATTTTGCTACATAGTTAGGGAGCACACAATTGACTATGTTTGGTCCTTGGAGTGCATGAAGTCTCTTATTGCCGATGATGCCAGATTACCTCAAGTGATTGTGACTGACAGAGATTTGGCTTTACTGAGTGCTGTTAAGCAATGTCTTCCCAATT TGATGGAGAACTGGAAATGCCTGATATATGCTGAaacagtggaacaatttgatgaGGAATGGAAGGAAATGTGTGTCATGTGTAAGGACTACCCAGATTTCATATCCTAcatttctactacatggttaaAGCACAAGGAGAAATTTGTGAGTGCGTGGACCAATTCTGTGttgcattttggaacaacaacgaGTAACAG TGCACATTCAACCTTGAAGAGGATGCTGAAAGACGGCAGAGGTGACGTGTGCGCCTCGTGGGATGCAGTTGATAGGTTGACCACTGTACGACACAATGAAATCAAGGCATCATTTGAGCGCAGTATCAACCTTGTAGAACATCGTTTCAAGTCGCCCATGTATACAAATATCAGGGGATTTGTGTCCAGAAAGGCCATGCAACTCATGGAAGATGAACAGAACAGAGTGATGCGTGATGGTTGTGGATGCGCGTTTCAAGTTACCCATGGGCTTCCTTGTGCGTGTGCACTTCATAGTTACGATACAATTCCGTATGAGGCAGTCCACACTTTCTGGAAGATACTTGGTTGGGAACATGTACCCATTGGGAGTCAAGCCTCAAACCAAGGAGACCTCCAGTCAGAGATTGATGACTTGACCGCTTATTTCAACACTTTGGATGTTGCGGGGCAAAGTATGCTAAGGAGGAAGGTAAAGGAGCTTTATTGTCCTTCTAGTAGTTCACTGTGTCCTCCTCAAGTGAAGATAAAGCCCAAGCGCTCGTCCAAGGCTATGGAGAGTAAACCACCTAGTCAACAAAAACCATCCTTACAGCGTGATCCTTGTTATTGGGAACATGTTAACAATAGCCTCAAGCCAACACCTAACAAAGTCTCTTGTCCTCGAAACCGAACTCCTACACCACTAGCTCTGAAGTCAAACAAGAAGTCTAAGAAGAGCAACCAGTCCACCACCAGCATATACTTGGATGATTTGCCATCTTTCTTCCATCAATATATAGAAAAAGTCATAGATGTTATTCCAGATGGTAATTGTGGTTATAGATCAGTTGCTGCATTGTTCAGACCCGACATAGGTCAAGACGGTTGGCCTTTGATTAGGGAAGAGTTGCTTGTAGAACTCTCAGAGAATACCGCTTACTATAGCAACATATTTGGTTACGAGAGGGTTCAGTCCctacaaaatcgtctcatcctCCCGATTGGTACAAAAGCAACTGAAGACAAGTGGATGTCTCTACCGGAGATGGGGTACCTCATTGCTACGAGGTTTCAAGTTGTCTTCATCTCCATTTCACTAGACGGTTGTTACACTTATCTGCCATTGAGAGGAGGCGCCCCACCGGAAGTACATCCCGTTATAGCAGTTGGTCATGTCACCAACCACTTGGTTCAG CTCAAGCTAAAGCCGGGACATCCTATGCCAACACTCGCTCCCCAATGGCCGTTTTTGGCCAAAGAACCCACAGTCCAATGGATCATCCCGTATGCGGCGCGTTTGGCTACATTTACGGCAGAATTCAATGCTTGGATTGATGCTACGGGTGGTCCTCAAGAGAATGTCTTTATAGACCTTGCAGAAGATTGA
- the LOC130743857 gene encoding uncharacterized protein LOC130743857, with translation MTEPYLYEEDLLVDAACGSGNVEPSNIIPWVPPRISVDATHLFTTDQIFDTRDELEQWTKNVGKANGYVLVIARSDYAISGGKGDRMWRLKVMDGKHNHEPAKSLVGHPYVGRLTEEEKGLVGTMTSTWTPPRQILAALKENNPGNLTTITQVYSCNKRLKKEERGPLT, from the exons ATGACTGAACCGTACCTATATGAAGAAGATTTACTGGTTGATGCCGCATGCGGTTCTGGAAATGTTGAGCCTAGCAATATCATTCCGTGGGTGCCCCCTCGTATAAGCGTGGACGCCACacatttatttacaactgatcag ATATTTGATACTCGTGATGAGCTTGAACAATGGACTAAGAATGTTGGAAAGGCGAATGGTTATGTGCTGGTGATCGCAAGGTCTGACTATGCTATAAGTGGAGGAAAG GGTGATAGAATGTGGCGGCTGAAAGTGATGGATGGtaaacacaaccatgaaccagctaaatCACTAGTTGGCCACCCCTACGTTGGTCGACTAACAGAGGAAGAGAAGGGGCTTGTGGGCACCATGACTAGTACTTGGACTCCACCGAGACAAATACTAGCGgcattgaaggaaaacaatccagGTAACTTGACTACAATCACTCAAGTTTACAGTTGcaacaaaaggttgaaaaaaGAGGAGAGGGGACCATTGACATAA